GGGCTGGCGAGCCTGGGGGAAGACTACTCGGGCAACGGCGTGTGGGAGAACGCGCCGGCGCTGCGGGCGGCGGCGCCCGGGCTGATCGCGGACCGCATCGAGCGGCTGGGATTCAAGGGCATCGGCGAATCCCACGGGGGCCCCTTCACGACGGAGACGCATCCGGTGAAGATCGCCGACGACCTGCGCCCGATAATGGAGTCCCTGACCGTGTACCGGGTGCCGCTGCTGATCGCCACCGGCTGGACCCAGTTCCCCGGGCGGATGTACTACGCCGACCCGATATACGTGGACGAGATCGCCGGACGCTATCCCGACGTGCCCATCGTGCTGACCAAGATGGGCCGAGCCATCCAGCATTACTTCGAGTCGGCCCTGATCGTTGCCATGCGCAACCCCAACGTGTATTTCGATACGACTTCCACGACGGCGGAGCACCTGCGCCGGGCCGTGGAAACCATCGGCGCCGACCGCATCATGTTC
The nucleotide sequence above comes from Deltaproteobacteria bacterium. Encoded proteins:
- a CDS encoding amidohydrolase family protein, whose protein sequence is MIVEVHCHPFGPPSYRDLRGKIRSVPDLIGFRRNHPELYRARDTEPLVDYVDELIADMDRYGVDKALIMTTGGCDTPDEKDEKTAAAVARYPDRLYGLASLGEDYSGNGVWENAPALRAAAPGLIADRIERLGFKGIGESHGGPFTTETHPVKIADDLRPIMESLTVYRVPLLIATGWTQFPGRMYYADPIYVDEIAGRYPDVPIVLTKMGRAIQHYFESALIVAMRNPNVYFDTTSTTAEHLRRAVETIGADRIMFGTDWSPTWRCVEVPEPLYPARLKVVRDSGISDEDAERVLWKTAVELYGL